Proteins from a single region of Verrucosispora sp. NA02020:
- a CDS encoding ROK family protein, whose translation MQTTLAIDCGGGGIKASVLDAAGTMRAQPMRVPTPYPLPPELFVRTLRELGDRLPSADRVTVGMPGMIRHGVVVTTPHYVTRSGPRSRVDPALNAQWSGYDARSALAAAFELPTLVLNDAEVHGAGVVAGTGCELVLTLGTGLGSALFDGGVLAPHLELSHAPVRWGTTYDTYVGEPERRRLGDAFWSRRIRQVVEGLRPVFRWDRLYLGGGNSRLIRPEQLARMGDDVVVVPNSAGIVGGVRAWDLV comes from the coding sequence GTGCAGACCACTCTGGCGATCGACTGCGGCGGTGGCGGGATCAAGGCGTCCGTCCTGGACGCCGCCGGCACCATGCGGGCCCAACCGATGCGGGTGCCCACCCCCTACCCGCTACCGCCCGAGCTGTTCGTGCGGACCCTGCGGGAACTCGGCGACCGGCTCCCCTCCGCCGACCGGGTGACCGTCGGCATGCCGGGCATGATCCGGCACGGCGTGGTGGTCACCACCCCGCACTACGTGACCCGCTCCGGCCCGCGCAGCCGGGTCGACCCGGCGCTGAACGCCCAGTGGTCCGGGTACGACGCCCGCAGCGCCCTCGCCGCCGCGTTCGAGCTGCCCACGCTGGTGCTCAACGACGCCGAGGTGCACGGTGCCGGGGTGGTCGCGGGCACCGGCTGCGAGCTGGTGCTGACCCTCGGCACCGGGCTGGGCAGCGCCCTCTTCGACGGTGGTGTGCTCGCCCCGCACCTGGAGCTGTCGCACGCCCCGGTGCGGTGGGGCACCACCTACGACACGTACGTGGGCGAGCCGGAACGCCGCCGGTTGGGCGACGCGTTCTGGTCCCGACGGATCCGGCAGGTGGTGGAGGGGCTGCGCCCGGTGTTCCGCTGGGACCGGCTCTATCTGGGCGGCGGCAACTCCCGGCTGATCCGGCCCGAGCAACTCGCCCGGATGGGCGACGACGTGGTGGTGGTGCCCAACAGCGCCGGCATCGTCGGTGGTGTCCGCGCCTGGGACCTGGTGTAA
- a CDS encoding M48 family metallopeptidase → MDLLAEYRRATLFFESGDPSGAARLLEPIVEAEPDNSAVRQLLARAYFQSAQLRRAEEQLQELIDRNPSDHYAHHVLGRTLERLNRYTDALRHLRIAAAMHSANDDYTTALRRVETRVGGSR, encoded by the coding sequence ATGGATCTTCTGGCTGAGTACCGGCGAGCGACCCTGTTCTTCGAGTCGGGCGACCCGAGCGGAGCGGCCCGGCTGCTCGAGCCGATCGTCGAGGCCGAGCCCGACAACTCCGCCGTCCGCCAGTTGCTGGCCCGGGCGTACTTCCAGTCGGCCCAGCTCCGGCGGGCCGAGGAGCAGTTGCAGGAGTTGATCGACCGCAACCCCAGCGACCACTACGCCCACCACGTGCTGGGCCGGACGCTGGAGCGGCTGAACCGGTACACCGACGCGCTGCGGCACCTGCGCATCGCGGCGGCCATGCACTCCGCCAACGACGACTACACGACCGCGCTGCGGCGGGTCGAGACCCGGGTCGGCGGTAGCCGCTGA